Below is a window of Methylosinus sp. PW1 DNA.
TCCGCTCGAGGCGCGCGCCGGCCGTCGCGCGGCGACGCTCGCGCCGGGGCTCTATCTCTATTGCGGCTCCGCCAAAGGGCCGGGCGGGCTGCGCGCGCGGCTCGGCCGGCATATGCGGCAGGGCAAGCGGCGCCGCTGGCATATCGACCAGCTGACCGAGGCCGGCGAATCGCTCGGCGCCTGGATCACCGAGGCGAAGGGCGAATGCGATCTGGTCGCCGCGCTCTCGGCGCTGCCGGTTCCGCTCGAAGGATTCGGCAGCTCGGACTGTCCGCATTGCCGCAGCCATCTGCTGTTCTGGCCGCGAGGCGACGCCCCATGGCGATCAGGCGAGAGCGCCCTCCTCTGTAGGGACGAGACACAATGGCCGTCCTGGCCGGGCTTGTCCCGGCCATCCACGCCAGGCCGCTGATAAACGGCATGAAAGTTCCAACGATCGACAATTTCATCTCATCTGGGACGCCCCCGGAGCTTCGGCGTCACGTCGAGCCGAGACGCCCGGCGCGCGTTGGCGTGGATGGCCGGGACGAGCCCGGCCAGGACGCCGCGGGGGGTGAGGAGAATGTTTGATTCGAAAACCTCTCGAGGGGGAGATAGAGCCGCATCTCCTCCACCCGATCGCCCCGGGCGACGCCCCGGCTTTCCTCGCCGCGCAAAAATGCTAGGAAGAGCGCCGAAAAGGCGCATCCCCATGTCAGACCAGAAGATGTCAGACCAGAAGAAATCCAAGATCGAGGCCCGCTCCCCGCGTGGCCTCGCCGACCGCGACGCCGCAGAGCTGGCCGCCGCCGGCCGCATGATCGACGTGATTCGCTCCGTCTATGAGCTCTACGGCTTCGAGGCGCTGGAGACCCCGGCGATCGAATATACCGACGCGCTCGGCAAATTCCTGCCGGACCAGGACCGCCCCAATGAGGGCGTCTTCTCCTTTCAGGACGACGACGAGCAATGGCTGTCGCTGCGCTATGACCTCACCGCGCCGCTGGCCCGCTATGTCGCGCAGAATTTCGACCGGCTTCCGAAGCCGTACCGCTCCTATCGTTTCGGCAATGTCTATCGAAACGAGAAGCCGGGGCCGGGGCGCTTCCGCCAATTCATGCAATTCGACGCCGATACGGTGGGCGCGGCCTCGCCGGCCGCCGACGC
It encodes the following:
- a CDS encoding DUF123 domain-containing protein; this encodes MASETVSSSMRRSARADRPAAPDASLSALAFIRAASEAPSAPGAYALLIALTHPLEARAGRRAATLAPGLYLYCGSAKGPGGLRARLGRHMRQGKRRRWHIDQLTEAGESLGAWITEAKGECDLVAALSALPVPLEGFGSSDCPHCRSHLLFWPRGDAPWRSGESALLCRDETQWPSWPGLSRPSTPGR